The nucleotide sequence ctaaatcaaataacttattttcctaAAAACTACTACAGTAACTAAATGCAAAACTCAACAGTTTATAATGCAATCAAAATGATGTTACAGCGTGTAGTCCATTTGTGGACTATGAGTCCAGCTGAGCGCGATGCATGCTTGGCTAACGAGGCTATCAAAGGTCTGCCTGGTAGAAATTGTGTTATCATGGAAATTGCTTGTGCCAGGTCTTCTGTTGATCTCTTTAAGATGAGGCAGAACTACCAACTTCGTTACAAGAAATCGCTTGAGGAAGATGTTGCGGATCACTCAACTGGGGATTTCCGTACGGTACTTTCATATGCTTACATAAATAATGGTGTAAGCAAAGTCAAGGGATTTCCTTCCAACTAGTGTCTCAGAATAAGGAGCTCTTCATATAATGATATAACATGTGTGTCGTTGAGTCAATAACATACTCTGCATCGGGGAactttgctcttaccttttgcaTTTCCGCTACCGGCCTTCTACTTCTTGTTCTGTCCTTGGCATCTATGATTTTGCTCCTTTGCCAATTTAGTTTCATTATTTAGTTAGTCTAAGTTCTTTGCTGTATCAAACTTATTTACTTTCTCAAATTGTTTGAAGCATAAAACTTTTTACCACATAATCTGTTAGACCTAATTGTCACCTTTATAATGCATAAGCATGAGCAATGAAGTCCGAGGCGGGCTTAAGCCATAAAGCAAGGGGCAAAACGTGTTGAGTGTTTCACCTCGCTTAACGGGTGCTTCAGTGTCATCATCAACGCTCTCTGACGTACTTTTCCTTGTCAATGAACCTAATCCTGAAGAGACACtctaaaaaattgatatttcactttattgtAATCTTTATTCAATTTCTTTGTCCATATATTTGTTTctcatgcttataattattagtcttggactacACATACATAATTGTATTTTCTCTCCACTCGCATCTTTCTTCATTAAAGCCCACACTTTAGTTGCGTTTAAAGACCCAACCgaccttagaatttttttttgtgcttTTCGCCTTTGGTTACGAGTATCATTTTGACTTCTCTTTTCAATCTAAAtgatgttttactattttttttaagtcAGAGAAACTAATGTAGCTCTTGAGCTAGCTATTCTAGGTAACTAATCCCCAAACAGCTTTTAGTTTCTCTTGTAACTGCACTAAGATACGAGGgagaagaggtgaacatggaatTGGCAAGTGATGAAGCAGACATACTACATGAGAAGATCTCTGATAAGGCTTATAGTGATGAGGAGCTCATCAGAATTCTTTCAATTCGGAGTAAAACACAGCTCAATGCAACATTTAATCGGTACAATGATAAATTTGGCAATGTCATCAACAAGGTAGAATTCAAAACACTAGTCAAGAAActctttctgaaattttccctagtcttgtaagtttttttcttttctgaagGGGAGCCTTTGAGAAACTGTAATGTTGTCTCCATGGTTCGAGTCGTGGACCCAGCCACTTATGCTTGCATCAGGATAGGCTGCCGACGTCCACCTCCTCGGGGCAGCCCTTCCCCGGATCTTGAGGGAACATGCGATGCTTAGTGCACTGGGCTTCCCTTTTCCTAAGTGGTGCAATTTCTGCATCCAGTGTCCAGTAGGGATCAATTTGTAAATCCTTAATTGAAGTTCTATATAAGATTCATGACCTCATTAGAGGAACTACCCTCAGCAGCTACCCGTTTTTGCTATGAAGGGGAACCTTGGCGTCTGGTAAAGTTCTTACCATGTGACCAAGAGATCACAGTTTCGAGCTCTAGAAACAGTCTCTTGTAGAAATGTAGGGTAGGGTTGCATACCATAGACCCTAGTGGTCCAACCCTTCCCCAACCTCCCACGCATAGTGGGAGCTTAGTGCACTGGGCTATCCTATTTTGGATATCAGTGTTACAAACTTTTTTTGATCAGTCATTGGGCATATGCAGGATTTGAGAGCCAATCCTAAAGATCAATACTTGACCTTACTCAGATCAGCAATAAAATGTTTGACAGAACCCGAGAAGTACTTCGAGAAAGTGCTTCGATTGTCTATGAAGGGGCTTGGTACAGACGAGGAGTCGCTTACTAGAGTTGTTGCCACTCGAGCTGAAGTCGACATGGAGCTCATCAAAGAAAAGTACTACAAGAGGAATAGTATGACTCTGGACACTGCAATTTCTGATGACACTTCAGGAGGTTATGAAAGAATGCTTTTGGCCTTGATTGGGCATGGAAACCTCTGAATGACCACAAGTATGTTGTAGGATATGAGGAGTGTCTCCCAAACTTCTGCTGTTTTGAGTTCAAGGATTTATGGCACTGTGTCCCAAGAGTTTGTTTCTTGTTTTACATATAGACTTAATAGTCCAATTGGTCCTTTTCACCTTTCCATATAGACTTAATacactactttaaaaaaaaaaaggaaaaaccgaccactaaaatcgaccacaagtggtcggttttcctcAATTTCCAACTACAAAACTGACCAAAGTGTGTGGTCGGTAAAACTGTtgtagctttttaaaaaccgaccacctgtggtcgattttttaaaatatatatatatatttaaaattcattactattttattaaaatagaaaaaaatgattttaaaaataaaaaaattcaaaataaaccgaccacatgtgatcggtttatttgataattttttaaaaaaaatattgaaaacttccaaaatacaaacattaaaaatcaaatcaaattatttacaatacaaccaccaatcatttaatatacaatcaaccaaccACCATAAAAATACggaacattaaaaatcaaattatttacaaaatttatagaggttccaaatccaaactataaaacatacaaaagactaaaaactacaa is from Capsicum annuum cultivar UCD-10X-F1 chromosome 5, UCD10Xv1.1, whole genome shotgun sequence and encodes:
- the LOC107852962 gene encoding annexin Gh1-like, which translates into the protein MASLKIPELVPSAAEDSQQLRKAFVGWGTDEACIIRILGHRNAEQRKLIRDSYEANYQKDLLNDLDGEISGDFQRVVHLWTMSPAERDACLANEAIKGLPGRNCVIMEIACARSSVDLFKMRQNYQLRYKKSLEEDVADHSTGDFRTLLVSLVTALRYEGEEVNMELASDEADILHEKISDKAYSDEELIRILSIRSKTQLNATFNRYNDKFGNVINKDLRANPKDQYLTLLRSAIKCLTEPEKYFEKVLRLSMKGLGTDEESLTRVVATRAEVDMELIKEKYYKRNSMTLDTAISDDTSGGYERMLLALIGHGNL